The following are encoded in a window of Spea bombifrons isolate aSpeBom1 chromosome 2, aSpeBom1.2.pri, whole genome shotgun sequence genomic DNA:
- the LARP4 gene encoding la-related protein 4, with translation MLLFVEVASKGAGLNPNAKVWQEIPQGSAAVSQAVNGTDDSWDEASATTGTGTEENMSEACKQFEVMYSPTCEASQNGLGMEEAAANGMDLIVPDELGYQMFEASGDGTSTVPEEVSAEDLKECLKKQLEFCFSRENLSKDLYLMSQMDSDQFVPIWTIANMEGIKKLTTDMDLILEVLRSTPVVQVDEKGEKVRPNHKRCIIILREIPETTPVEEVKALFDNENCPKVISCEFAHNNNWYVTFQSDTDAQQAFKYLREEVKTFQDKPIMARIKAINTFFAKNGYRSVESSVYAQPVQSQAQFASPLFMQPVFNPHQQYSIYNIVPQTWSPNPAPYFETPLAPFPNSGFANGFNSSGSYKSSTASLGVGRPFHRNRVKPPFRTSSNSDRTSDSGATTAPASLTEAPLSRLNSRGFPSDRHTAAGHLDLGFSPKDTQSLQIEQNGSDGAGRGRRNAFRGRRRREEDRILRPLSTMEDVAPAPKFDLLASNFPPLPGSIASTPGEPVLESRMADVVKGICKEKENKELPANLSTPAQEEPAKTPLQQPVACTTPRTTEETTPQPSNTVLHDKKPTELSCHKDVASQTPAVLPASTPTLKPHKTNAAVSSASVSPSLNTQEPRKLSYAEVCQKPPQTPAPVQPLRELRSNISPPAKNDENAVPEKNVEKSQEKLEGKVKDSPGHRNNGTPRSGAGKIRDQRRQFVRRSSPQGATRRNGKEQYVPPRSPK, from the exons GTTGCCTCTAAAGGTGCCGGCCTGAATCCTAATGCAAAAGTATGGCAAGAAATCCCCCAAGGAAGCGCTGCGGTGTCTCAAGCGGTCAATGGCACTGATGATTCCTGGGATGAAGCATCAGCAACAACTGGGACCGGCACAGAAG AAAATATGAGTGAGGCTTGCAAGCAGTTCGAAGTTATGTATTCCCCAACTTGCGAAGCGAGCCAGAATGGTCTCGGTATGGAAGAAGCGGCCGCAAATGGAATGGATTTAATCGTACCGGATGAGCTTGGATACCAAATGTTTGAGGCATCAG GTGATGGCACTTCTACCGTTCCAGAGGAAGTTTCTGCCGAAGATCTAAAAGAATGTCTCAAAAAGCAACTTGAGTTTTGCTTTTCACG AGAGAATCTTTCTAAAGATCTCTATTTGATGTCACAAATGGATAGTGATCAGTTTGTACCTATATGGACAATAGCAAATATGGAAGGAATCAAGAAACTGACCACTGACATGGATCTCATCCTGGAAGTATTGCGTT CTACTCCTGTGGTGCAGGTTGATGAAAAAGGGGAGAAAGTGCGACCGAATCATAAACGGTGTATCATCATTCTTCGTGAAATCCCAGAAACTACTCCTGTAGAG GAAGTTAAAGCACTCTTTGACAATGAAAATTGTCCCAAAGTTATAAGTTGTGAGTTTGCTCACAATAACAACTGGTATGTTACATTCCAGTCAGATACCGATGCTCAACAG GCATTTAAATATCTACGGGAAGAAGTAAAAACTTTTCAGGACAAGCCTATAATG GCTAGGATAAAAGCCATCAACACATTCTTTGCAAAGAATGGTTATCGGTCCGTAGAGTCCAGTGTGTACGCTCAGCCGGTTCAGTCCCAAGCACAGTTTGCCTCTCCACTTTTTATGCAGCCTGTATTTAATCCTCATCAGCAGTACTCCATTTATAACATTGTGCCTCAAACGTGGTCTCCAAACCCAGCACCTTATTTCGAAACTCCACTG GCTCCATTTCCCAACAGTGGATTTGCAAATGGTTTTAATTCTTCAGGATCTTACAAATCAAGCACTGCTTCGTTGGGTGTAGGCAGGCCGTTCCATCGAAATCG TGTCAAGCCCCCGTTTCGAACGTCTTCAAACTCTGATCGGACTTCTGACAGCGGGGCTACAACGGCTCCAGCATCCTTAACAGAGGCACCTTTAAGCAGACTCAACTCCAGGGGTTTTCCATCTGATCGACATACAGCGGCAGGGCACCTAGATCTTGGGTTCTCTCCAAAGGACACACAGTCGTTACAGATAGAACAGAATGGTTCGGATGGAGCTGGTCGTGGAAG GCGAAATGCCTTTAGAGGTAGAAGACGAAGAGAAGAGGATCGTATTTTG cggccCTTGTCCACAATGGAAGACGTTGCACCCGCACCAAAGTTTGACCTGCTAGCATCTAACTTCCCTCCGTTACCCGGAAGTATAGCCAGCACCCCGGGGGAACCCGTCCTAGAAAGCAGGATGGCTGATGTTGTGAAAGGAATTTGCAAAGAAAAG gagaatAAGGAATTACCTGCAAATTTGTCAACACCAGCTCAGGAAGAACCTGCGAAAACTCCCCTCCAGCAGCCTGTCGCATGCACAACTCCCCGTACCACAGAGGAAACGACCCCACAGCCAAG TAACACAGTTCTTCATGACAAGAAGCCTACAGAATTATCATGTCATAAGGACGTTGCAAGCCAGACCCCTGCCGTATTACCTGCATCTACTCCTACATTAAAACCACATAAAACAAATGCTGCTGTGTCATCAGCTTCTGTCTCACCGTCATTGAATACACAG GAGCCTAGGAAATTAAGTTATGCCGAAGTATGTCAGAAGCCCCCACAAACTCCCGCTCCTGTACAGCCGCTCCGTGAACTGCGTTCAAATATCTCCCCGCCAGCCAAAAATGATGAAAATGCTGTTCCGGAAAAGAATGTGGAAAAATCCCAAGAGAAGCTTGAAGGAAAAGTAAAGGATTCTCCAGGACATCGCAACAATGGAACGCCCAGAAGCGGTGCGGGGAAAATCAGGGATCAGAGGCGCCAGTTTGTGCGCAGGTCTTCACCTCAGGGAGCAACACGGCGTAATGGCAAGGAGCAATACGTGCCACCAAGATCACCAAAGTaa